One region of Octopus sinensis linkage group LG30, ASM634580v1, whole genome shotgun sequence genomic DNA includes:
- the LOC115226440 gene encoding zinc finger protein OZF-like — MITEDVNHSDTANTAVFNNTDTVTQMDRDEKPLHIETVIKQRSPERNISDFRCEICRKTFSSEHEVFRHKEIHSKEKLFQCEVCGKSFVFNSKLASHRRVHTGEKPYKCAACGKCFFYNSHLVTHKRIHTGEKPFHCEMCGKYFVSNSNLTQHKITHTGEKLFRCEICGKSYTQNSTLTVHKRSHTGETPFHCETCGKSFVSSSDLNRHKRTHSAEKPFRCEICNKSFTQNSSLICHSRSHSGEKPFRCDVCGKSFTWNSHFVDHKRSHTGEKPYRCEICGKSFVNNSCLMIHIRSHTGEKPFRCEMCGKSFIKKSCLVVHKRGHTGEKPYQCETCGKAFVKNSSLVDHKMIHTGERPYHCEICGKNFTHNSHLVVHVRTHTGEKPYRCDICGKSFVNNSNLVVHKRSHTGERPYRCEICGKFFTGNSCLVVHKRTHTGERPFHCETCWKSFVCNSHLKSHKQMHTRRKSVNSEKKNLHVI, encoded by the coding sequence ATGATTACGGAGGACGTTAATCACTCGGATACTGCTAACACAGCGGTTTTTAACAACACAGATACAGTTACTCAGATGGACAGAGATGAGAAACCTCTTCATATTGAAACAGTCATCAAACAAAGATCACCAGAgagaaatatttctgattttcGCTGTGAGATTTGTAGGAAAACATTCTCTTCGGAGCACGAGGTATTTCGGCATAAAGAAATACACAGTAAAGAAAAGCTTTTCCAGTGTGAAGTATGCGGAAAATCTTTCGTGTTTAACAGTAAATTAGCAAGTCATAGGAGAGTTCACACAGGGGAAAAACCTTATAAGTGTGCAGCATGTGGGAAATGTTTCTTTTATAATTCTCATCTTGTTacccacaaacgtattcacacaggagaaaaaccttTCCATTGTGAAATGTGCGGAAAGTACTTCGTTTCTAACAGTAATTTAACACAGCACAAGATAACACACACCGGGGAAAAACTCTTTCGTTGTGAAATATGTGGTAAATCTTACACTCAGAATTCCACACTTACTGTCCACAAACGTAGTCACACGGGAGAAACACCTTTCCATTGTGAAACGTGTGGAAAGTCTTTTGTTTCCAGCAGTGATTTAAACAGACACAAAAGGACACACTCTGCGGAAAAACCTTTTCGTTGTGAAATTTGTAACAAATCTTTTACGCAGAATTCTAGTCTTATTTGTCACAGTCGGAGTCATTCTGGGGAGAAACCCTTCCGATGTGACGTGTGTGGAAAATCATTCACTTGGAATTCACATTTTGTCGATCACAAACGAAGCCACACGGGAGAAAAACCGTATCGTTGTGAAATTTGCGGGAAGTCGTTTGTTAATAATTCTTGCCTTATGATCCACATACGTagtcatactggagagaaaccgttTCGTTGTGAAATGTGCGGGAAATCTTTCATTAAAAAGTCCTGTCTTGTTGTTCATAAACGCGGCCACACGGGGGAAAAGCCCTATCAGTGTGAAACGTGCGGAAAAGCTTTCGTTAAAAATTCTAGCCTTGTAGATCACAAAATGATTCACACGGGGGAAAGACCCTATCATTGCGAAATATGCGGGAAAAATTTTACTCATAACTCTCATCTTGTTGTTCATGTCCGGACTCATACGGGAGAAAAGCcttatcgttgtgatatctgcggGAAATCGTTCGTCAATAATTCTAATCTTGTCGTCCACAAACGTAGTCATACGGGAGAGAGACCGTATCGTTGTGAAATTTGCGGGAAATTTTTCACTGGGAATTCTTGCCTTGTTGTTCATAAACGTACCCACACTGGAGAAAGACCTTTTCATTGTGAAACCTGTTGGAAATCGTTTGTGTGTAACAGTCACTTAAaatcacacaaacaaatgcacacaagAAGGAAGTCTgtgaacagtgaaaagaaaaacTTGCATgtgatttaa